In the genome of Spirochaetota bacterium, one region contains:
- a CDS encoding OmpA family protein, whose protein sequence is HFDEVLLITDKITFELGSAEIQPSSYPELDKIAQILKQKKVRVRIEGHTDDIGEAAFNQLLSEKRAESIKNYLVSKGLDPERFESVGYGESKPIADNKTEKGRAQNRRVEFLIIEK, encoded by the coding sequence CCACTTTGATGAAGTACTCCTTATAACCGATAAAATAACCTTTGAGTTAGGGAGCGCTGAAATACAACCAAGCTCATATCCTGAACTGGATAAAATTGCCCAGATATTGAAACAGAAAAAAGTGCGTGTTAGAATTGAAGGGCATACCGACGATATTGGCGAAGCAGCTTTTAACCAGTTACTATCTGAAAAAAGAGCTGAATCAATAAAGAATTATCTTGTTTCAAAAGGGCTTGATCCTGAACGGTTTGAATCCGTAGGATACGGCGAATCAAAACCAATTGCCGACAATAAAACCGAAAAAGGAAGAGCTCAGAACAGGCGAGTTGAGTTCCTCATCATAGAAAAATAA